The stretch of DNA TCAAAGTACAATAGATGTTCAAAAGACGAAATGTATAAAGAAATATGATATTTACTTGAAATATATTAGAATACAACATTTGTACAACTCTCAATTagttacaatacaataataggTGACTATCAGCTATACAAAAACATATTAATGTTGACTAGTAATAGATTTCTGCAACATATCTCATCTCTAACCAAAAGAAGCTGTGCCTCATAGgctacaacaataacaaaatcatTAGGATGAATATGTTATTTGCTTTTGATATAACACTCAAAGAAATTATTACTTTCATATGGATCAATCCTTTTGTTTTACTTGGTCTATAAAATTACAGAAAATTGTcagcattttatattttatatatatatatatatatatatatatatatatatatatatatatatatatataaatctaaatACATTTGGAAAGAACAGCTTTGAGAATTCTCCACATTTACGGTAAAGTAATAGCCAGTCTTACTTTACCGATATCATGGACTAGTCTGAGGATGGTTGTAATCATAGAGTTGATGACTCCATGGGCTCCTCTGGCACACTGTCCTGGTGAACCCCTGGCACAGACTCCATCTCGGTGGCAGAGATTGACTGGCTGAGCTCTCTCAGTGAACTCTTAGTCATGTCCAGGCATGCACGCTTCAGGATATGACGCACCTTTTTGCCCAGGAGCAGGTACAGGAGGGGGTTAATGCAGCTGTTAAAAAAGCCTAAACTGGTGGCAAGAGGGAAGCCAGCTTTTAGTATGTTGTGTAGATATAATGAGGAATGTATTGATAACTCCATCAAGCTAAAAGCATGGAAAGGTGTCCAGCATAAAAAGAAGGCCAGCAGTACTGCAGAGACTGTCCTGGAGAAGCTGGACAACTGAACCAAGCCGCCAGATTGATTGACTTTGATTGTCAGAAGTATACCAGTCACACATATGGCAGTAAAAGGCAACAAGAAGCCAACAGTGGTACGAATGACCACTATCATAATGTGTCTCAGAGCCGCCGTGTGGCCATCCTGTGTGTGGAAGTTGTTAAAGCACACCACCTTGTCGTGGAGGCGCATGGTGTCACGAAAGATCAGCGCAGGACAGCTCAAGGCAGCAGCCAGCCCCCATATGCAACCACAGACCACCCAGGCCCTCTCTTTTGTGCGATACTTCTGAGACCAGTTGAGGTGGACCAGAGAAACATATCTGTCTACACTGAGCATTGTGAGAAAGAGCACACTGGCATACATGTTCATCACAGACACAAATGAGTTGAGCTTACACATGACCAAACCAAAGTCCCAGTGGAAGTCCTGCAGTATGTAATCAATGTAGAAGGGGAGAAAAAGCACAAATACAAAGTCTGCCATGGCTAGATTGAGCAACCAAACACTGTTGACTGTCTTTTTGCTTTTAAACGCTGTCACCCAAATAACAGTTCCGTTTCCAATCAGACCAAGCACAAAGGAAATAATGTAGATGACCACTGAGATGATGTGCATGGTTTCCCTCTGCCTGTGGTCCACTTTAAGTTCCTCTAGGTCTCCGTACTCCAGGTAGTATTCATAGGTGTAGTTCCCATAGTCCTCGCCGGAGTCATCCATTGTTGCAGGGCTGTAACCTCTGTGGGGATGCTAtctgtggaaagaaaaaacTCACGATAAGATGCATTCCTTTAAGATGATCCGTAAACATAATAAATCTAAACATGCCCATCTATTATAATCAACATATGAGGCGTTGTCTCACCTCACACACTGATTATGCTGGGTTGTTACCCAGAGGGATCCACTTGTCCTGTGCCTCTTTCTGATCATCCAGTTCCTGTGTTGAAGTTAGGACTGGGTGTGTCAACATCTGTTTGGATCAACAGTGTGGAGAGTGAGATGCACCGCAAATGAGGCAGAATAGTGTGATTCATATGTTTTTGTTCTAACACGGGAAACACAAATGCTGTATTGTTACGTAATGCACACTTTTAATTTCATTGTTCATCTTTCCCAAGGTTATTACCAAACGAGCAACTGGGTGAAATGTTAGATTTGTTCACATTTCACTAATATTTGTATCTTTATCAAGGCTAGAATGGTGCCCATGGCTCCATGGAATGGTGCCCCCAGATTAACACCAAATTTAAAATGACTTTGCGTTCTGAGGTGAATGTTGtttaacttgtgtttttatccTGTCTTCAATACAAATCTATTGATATAGCATATTGATAAACtttgtaaaacaacattttaagtaAACAGAACCAGGTTAAGTTTCAGAatattcaatacaaataaatgtaaataaataaatatgtattagaAATAAATGAGGAATAATCAAGACTTTGCCATACAATTAATTGTGTTGAAAGTACCAACAGACCAAAGATAAACTGTTGGCCCATGACCAACTCAGTGCAACCACTCAACAAAATAATTATAGAACATGTCCTTTAAAAAGTAGAATGTAGTATGAATGTGACAGGAAACAATAGAGAAACGCATACTGAACAGACTACATGGAACAAACGCTGAATGCCGAATCAGTGCACTCAAAGTACAACATAGGACCATGGGTTCCTTTACACATCTCAGTAAGCGATGCCAACACATTGTGTATGTACTATAACAGCACATTGAGTAGGAAATACCTCGTAGTAAAAGTGCCACATACACACTATCGGCATACTAGTGGGCTACACATCAGATGCCGTGTAGAGTTGAAAAAGATCAGCGCATACTTTACCTAAAAGTGCAGCGCTCCCATGTATGAGTATGTGGATGAAAACACCGACAGCTCCCCGGTGAACGTGACTGCTAACGTTTAGCCGTTTAGCTCCGTTTGGCTGGGCCTCGTCACTCACTTCCCCACTCCGCTGCAAAACTCTTTCTGCGGCATGTGCAGTCTTTCCGTGAGTCCATCCAAACCATCTCCGTTGGGAGGAGAACTGCAGTGGGCGCGCCTTGCTAACGCGTCCAACATGGACCACTGAGTGAAGAAAAGTAATTGGTCACCCGCACAGAAGAATGCTCTCATTCACATGTCGGGCTGCGGCTGCTTTTCATAACAGCAGTGTAAACCAAACAGTCCGTGGCGTAAACCCGGAGtgcccctcttccccctcagtGAATACACAGAGAAGTTTTCACTGCTGCAGATTCTCTCCTAAAATGCACTAATTTTCTTTTGTCACTGCCAAGTTGATACAAACAACTTGGTGAGTCTCAATACATAACATTGATTCTGCAAAAATGTCATTGTATTTTTGCtaactttattgttattattattattacacatgacatctattccatctgtccatccggggagagggatcctcctctgttgctctcctgaaggtttcttccctttttttccctgtgaaaggttatttttggggagtttttcctgatccgatgtgaggtcctgggacagggatgtcgtatgtgtacagattgtaaagccctctgaggcaaatttgtaatttgtgatattgggctatacaaaataaactgaattgaattattattattattattattattattattattattattatgtatgcaCAATATCAGCATGACAGCTACAGCATAGTTGATTACCATGATTTATTACTGCATTTTCCATAAAGTTTGGGGACTTGTGAGtggttaaaagagaaaaaaagaaatggtccAAATTGGTAGCATCACACTCAAAATGAATCAATTCTCAAACTCTACCCTCTTTGgtaaaatagttttaaaaaagcaaGCATGGGATTACATCAGCTGGGGTTATTTttctcctccagagccacagcGTTATACAACTGTTTTCACAGGCTGAGTCACACTCCCACCAGTTACCAACGTTCATGTGTAAATACCTGTTTGAAGTGTGGTGGAATGTGGATggaacatttactcaagtactccaGTACACATCCTACATACCTTtacttttattctttctttcacttatttattattatttatttccatgttaTGCAACGTGAGACTTTTCTACAATACATTTCAGAGGCAAATAATTGACTTTCTACTCTACGCCTTTTTTAATCCTTCCTGTCAAGTGAAAACTGGTATCACCAAATGTGTTGATTTTGAATTAGAAGTCGTCTGAGTCACAGATTCAGAAAGAATAGTACGTTTTCATCGATGGGTCACCCAGTCAAAGGCACAACACCTGCTGTGGGATGGGCTGTGGGCAATGTTTTACCCTTTATGTCCTAAACCAGAAGTAAATCACATTGAAAACCAGTGAAATTACATTCAACTGTTAAAGTAGCAGTAAATTACATACATTTTTGCCAGCTGGCTTTTGTAGAAGAGATGTCTTTTTCTATTACATTTGTCAAATGTAATAGAAACACGTGTTTTCCAACTGATGCAGGTTGAACTCAGAAAGACTTCATGTGGACTCTGCTGCTTACGCAttcctttttgtttcatccGACAGCCTTGTTTCAGTTGTCTCAATATCAAGTGACCCAAAATGACCAACTCATCCCTCATTCCATTCAGCCCCGAGGGAGGAGCTGTCACATCCTCCAAGAGCCCCGTGTGTCTGAGATCTGCATAGCCCAATAAAACCTAAAAGTCAGGCCGTGCACTCGTTATAGTTCAAGGCCCATGTCACAGTCTTTCTTGATGATTTTATGCGAGCCATTGGCTTAGCCATTGGCTCAGCCATTGTCATGTTGATAGCCACGTGGAGGCAATCCCTGTAATGGGACATGTTATATTCTTATGAGGattttatattcttatataAGGAAATAGTGCAAACTATCAAAGCTTGCAATGTGTGACTCGTGGTTCATGCAGCAGCTGCCCAACTGCATCCTCTTTCCTGTCGTTGAATAACAATCAAAAGGATAATGTTACTCTCCAAAGGGAGAACTGGCAGGATGTTTTTAACTACATATCCCCCCACAAGTTGTTTCACACTATATGCCCAAGACAGAATGTTTCCGATACACGTCCCCCACACCCAATACACATCCTTTCACCATTTGTTCACTCGATAGAACTCTTTGTGACTTTACCTCTAGAGGTCTCACTTCCACAGACTCCTTGTGACTAACTGAGGGTTCTTGcaagaatacattatttaaaagataaatTCTGGATTACGATATTCGTCATTTCAGCTTAAAAAGACACAAGGTAATTTTCCACCACATCCCTAAATCAATGTACATGCTCTGAATTTGAAATGTAGCGCCTTTAAAGAAGCAATCAACATCACTTAACCAAAAATCATTTATGCTTTAGTGTCTCAACAAACTGGACTTGGATCCACACATCTCACATTTCCTTTTACGTTTACTTGTTCGACTGTGTCACTAAAACACTGTCTACCCATGTGGTAGAGATACATCAAACATGCATGGTGCCTAAAGTTTGTATGGGCCCCTACTAATGGATTTTATTAATAGAAAATGTTGACTTTGGGAAAGCACTATCCAGTGTTTCCTTTTCTACTATGTCATTGtagttgtattattttattaaggTAAGTTCTTCCATCATAAGATGACTATGCAATTATGTACTAAGAGTGGCAACTACATTTGCTTGTGTACTAAGGTACAAGTTTGAGGttattgcatttgattattttacTTGATTCGACTTTATGCctcaacacatttatttcagaGGGGAATATTGTACTTTAGACTCcactatacatttaaaaagaaaagctattaGTTACTTTTACTTTGCATATCAGGATTTTacatacaaaaaatatgatCAGCTTCAACAATATGAGACAATAGTATAGGTTAAACAACTCCACAACAGTATATAAAGTGGTCAAGTTTGCTTTATCAACCATAAATATTCAAATGTGactatacaaatacatatatcaGTTATTAAATTAGCCAAAAATTGCCACttttctttatattattatgtatatctAACTGCTAAAACCTTTGTGTTTCTACTTTAGTTAAATTCCGAATACAGtaataatattgtgaaattgtTCAACATTTGAGGAGGGGACCATTTAGACGCGTGCAATTAAAGAAGTGGCGACATGCTTATATCCTCCACTAAAACATACACGTGTATTACATGTTAGGCTACAACAATAACCAAGACATTAAGCCATACCATTTTAAATGCTGCCTGTCTCGTATTCATAACACAGATACTTAGTGTGTGGTCACGTGGGAGcgggtcatttcctgttttgtttctgcTCGATGGGATTTTACAGCCATGCCTTCGAGGTCACCTGCACAGGCTTCCTGGtccaggaaggagggaggaaggaaaccTCGCTGCTCACCGAGGAGGAGCCTGCTGGTCGACTTCCAGTAGCTGCCTGGCCACCGCCTTCTTTCTgctcaccccctccctccctccctcgctctctcctcctcaccctcctcctcctcctcctcagccgcTACTGCAGCAGCAAGCCGCCCGGTGCCTCCTGGATTAATGAAGAAAGCCCCCCTGCACGGCACGTCCCCCGGCACGATGGGCCGCGAGCTATACACTGCGTTGACGTGTTgatattgagatatttcagttaTCAAATATGAATCATGCATTTGATATTTCTGGCCACTTTGCTCGTGAGCATCCTTTCGCCTTGGCTTCATCTATCACTAGCGTCATCCGGTATGTATCGCAATAGCCTGCTGGCTTTTTTGTCACTTTCCTCTAATTAGATACAGCTTTCACTTTCTGTGTTGGGCTCAACAATCATTTCTGGTTATGTACTGCAGGTGCAAATCATcgtgcccccacccccccccccccccccccacccctctcccctaaaaaaatgatatttgaTTTAATATGCGGCGTCTTCTGCGTGATGGTGCATGATGCAGACCACAGCATCTTTTGTTCAGCTTATAAAGAAATAGTGCTCTTGATTATGTATGAGTATCATATTTGAATTAACTGTTGCTGGGACTCTTTTACTTCATGTGCATGATATTACATGCTATTGTTATCAGAGGCAATTTGGATTTATATTGCATAATAACACTGCAAGTATCTTTCTGGTGCAGAGTTTTTCACTTTGGCAATACGCATACCTAAAGTACCTTTCAATGAAATTAAgctatttatattatgtattataaatcAGCCATATGTGGTTGTCAGTCTAAGACAGCATGTAACCAATCATTCCGAACTGTGTCCAGAAGAAACGCAATAAAGCCGTGGCCACTTGCCTCAGTGTTATCAATGCGTTTCATGAATTAAGGATCAcagctggctgtgtgtgtgtgtgtgtgtgtgtatgtgtgtgtcaggtttttCATGTCTGAGCGGTGGCAATTGTCTTGCAGGTTCTCAAGTATGGGACAAGGTTGAGGGGGACGCAGTGCCAGCCCTGCTGAAGCAACAGGAAACTGCAGCACCTgctacagaaaacacaacacaccatGCAGTAGAGCATGTGATCACCTACCCCTCGCGGTTAATATACTACCTAAACGAGGACTCGGAGAGTACCTACCATGACCTGGACACCCGGGTCAAGGACCAAGCCACAGAGGGGCAGGTAAGCCATCATCGAGGCAGGATGGGTGAGGGGAGATTAATACTGGGATGTGGTGAGAAGTTACTTCCTAAAAATAGCTTTGTGATCAATTGCAGCAAGGTGTAGTCACATAATAGCATGCTGTGTGGACAAGGCGTTAAAGTTTTAAATCCATATTCTCGTATTAGACCTAATGTCATTTTACTGCACAGTGTCTGACAAAGCAAAGACACCCATCCCATGCAGCACATTAGCAGCTGCTTTGTGCATTTAAGAGCTGGAGTGATGCCAGAGCGACCATGTTGAAGGAAGCTATTCTTCCAGTAGACCCACTGTGTATTACCATCTGCCATTTATCTGCCACATCTGTAATCTTTGCACTGTGCTGTAGACCAGAGGATATTGAAGGTGGACTCTGGAGAATTTAGGTTCGTCAAAAGCTATAATCTTATACTTTTCTTGCACCATCTGTAGTCACAAGTCTTTTCTACCTTACAGGCAGTCCACCTCGCCCAAGCCAGTTTCCAGTTAGAGGCCTTTGGCACCCGATTTGCTCTGGATCTATCATTGAACACGTAAGTCCTTCTCATCCTATCTAACTACAGTAGTTCATGTAAgctaaaacaatatattttagtTCCAGGGGCTACTTCCTCTGTTTACAAGATTGTGAAATGATCCATTACCCGAATCTTTACAAAGGTGTTGGGAAGTGCAAAGTTGGCACAACTCAGAGTCACAATTAGCCATATTTACGGGAAGTATACCACGGGGAAATAACCCAACATTTCTcctttaatcataacaaacctATAGACTTGTGGTTGAACCTCCAGTGTGAGTGAGTAGTCTGTCTCTCACAAAAAGATCTGCTGTGAAGATCATGTTGACAGTATGTGCAGATGGTTGAAATTAGCAGAACATCGGTATTTCTTATTCATCCGGGGGTTAAAGAGAAGCTGTGGAAACTTTCCTGCCACAACAGAGCCACACTGACACTCCCTATGGATATTATAGAAAATACTGTAGTATACtattacaaaacattaaatgaaaGCATTAAAAGGAAGCTGTGATATagggttttatttattaatgcagGGCTCTTAAGTTGAACAAACTAAAACGTTGGCAGAATGTAAACTGAATGTGCACGTTAGCTCTATTAAGTAGGAAATGTTATTGGATATTGCTAAAACATCATCAACTAGAACAATGACCAGAAATTGCAACATACTGACTGTGAGCAAGCAATATGTGTCATAGCTGACACTAAATTGACAACCAATGTGATTCCCATCTGTAGATGACTGTTGTTTGTAAATTATATGTTATTTTATATGTCAGATCAGTGATTAATGCAGCGTCAGTCGACCCCATAATGTAATCAGGGAAACTGTAATTGAATAGGTCAGCGCATTAGTTTCCAGAATACCTAGTTTCCAGAGAGCTAAAAGCAATGTTGATTCAGCTGCCAGACTACAGACAGACTGTTTAAGACAAGGGTTTGGAAAACCAAAGTCTGTGTCTTTAATGGGGCTTAATTGGTTTGCATCAAAATCAGCACAGAGACAGTTAGTCTGTGTTCTGTGATCACTGTCCCATTCGGAGACACGATGCTCTGGACACTCAATGATATTGATTTGCTGCCTTCGCAAAGTAACCGGTCTGCATGCGTGAAGGCTTAATGCACGTGTGTACAAGgactttaaaatgttgattgGATTCCAAGTCCCTTGATGTGATTTAAAGCTAGATTATGTCATAAAATATTGTAACGTTATGTTGTCTGCATTGCAGAGTGCTGTTAGATGTTAAGACTTAAACATTTGGATTGCTGGTATTCAGTCTCTAGATACATAAAAAATTAATGTCATCACTGtatcaaaaaataaaactattttaaCTAATAGTGGAACGCTTGGTGTTCATGCTCTGGATGCTATCTTTTTCTAAGTGTGAGCATCATTTCAGTGCCACTGTAGAATCCTACAAAGTGCAGACTTCAGCAGTTATCTGCAGTGAatactgtgtgttttattgtgcaaCTGTACAAGGTCAGATAATATAGGAGAGGCTCCACGAATTATGAATTTGGCTTTGAGTTGATACTCATGTATCAGGTAGGTCAATGGGAGAGTCATCCTCAATATTCAAtgcctgtctctttctcccatCTGTTCTAAATTGAATATATTCAGTAAGGTtttgtggaaaagaaaagaagcagaggTGAAAATATCGCCACACATATGTGTTTTGTGTATATTGTTTGCAGCATACGTTAAGTAgcatagagacagacacaggAGGAATTGCACTCTTGCCCTGTCATTCCCATCTCAAACAACCACACGTCACATTTCTAGAGATGTTGTCCTGTACGTTATCCTCATTCAGGAAACACCACATGATACGGCAGCAGCTCAGAGACTGGAGAGCGTGACCTTGATTCCTGGCGCTGTGCTTGTACCGTAGGTTGTCTGTGAGATACATGAGCTAACTTCAGTGTGTGCCTTTTTTATGTGAGAACAGGGGTTTGAATTCTGCTTGGTGTTGTATCTGCGACGGTACTGATCTAAATATAGATAGGTCTGCAACCTGCCAATGGGTGCTACTTTATCTGCAAATCTCTTACTGTACCTCGGACTGCAACAGAGAAGATATTTTTCTCAGTTGAAACAAAATCCCATGTTGATAGAATGAAAAGTGAATATATGAGGAGAAAAGTGAATAGATTGAGTGCTGCTTGTTGAGAGCATCTCTATTTATTTAGACTCATTATTTCCATGTGTTAGAGGTGGGAACAGTACTGACGAGTGTCACTACAGGATTTAGAGCTGCATTTGATCTGGCGCCAGGCGCGAGAACCTCCCGCAGTTCCTTCAgtcctccctctctgcttcGGCCAATGTCTCGCTTcccagatgctgctgctgctgctgtattgTGAACTGAGAGACCTCAGGGCAGGACTCCCTTCTCAAGAGCCCCACACACTTTCacagctctctcacacacacccatacaaaCACAGTGCCTTTACCCCTCCACGCGCTGCAGTTCtgtcctcacacacagacacacacccatacaAACACAGTGCCTTTACCCCTCCATGCGCTGCAGTGGTGTACTccctctcacgcacacacacgcccatACAAACACCACTTCTCGAAGCGTAGCCCACTCTCCTCGCCCTGCCTCATCTGTCACGCTATTAATAGACCCTCACTCAGGAATCTCTCTCATGCCTGGACTCTCCTCTCATAAGGGTGCACTTCCTGCTCTTGTGTCGCTGAGCATCACTCAAACATGTCACACTGCTGGTGTGACAAAACTAGATTAATCACTTccatcttttgttcttttctttttgttctcctcGGCTGCAACGCCACTACACGCCTGTGTAGagtaggatgtttttttttttttatttgcaaggTTACGAGGGAAAAAAAGCGCCATTGTGGCAGAAATTGTAGTCTCTTGAAGTCAGCTATCAGCTAACAGATTGAGTGTGGGAAATGGTGAGGGACGCTGACTCAGATAGCGGGAACTGCCAGGAGGACCGTTGTGTTCAAGGTGAAGTCGAGGCCTTGCAATCATTCATCACATTAGGCGTCATTGGCAGCTTTCAGACAACTCAACTTGTTTCTGTTCCTGTTATGTGTGCTGTTTCTCCACCAGTGATCTAATTTTTAAAGATTTGAGGAGGAACCTTGTTCTGTAGATGATCTCTGTAGTGTCgtgatgatttttattttaatcctCTGGTTCTCTATGATAACCTAAGGCCACTTTGAAAACATTATTGTGTAGATCATGTGACTCTTGTTGTGACAGTATTTATTGGAGTTAATGCGTCATAGTTCTTACTGAGGGGAGGCAACATTTAACATATCCGCTGCACTTTTGAGATGCtatgggtgtgtttgtgtaggcaCAGTGGCGATGAGTGTTCTTGTTTAAACGTCAACCAAAGCACTACTCACTTCTTGTTGAAAACCACAATGTGTGAGTCAGAGAACTCAAAGGCAGAGAGActctatttgtgttttttttgtattgcatcACATCTGTCAACCTTAATCAAGTGCAATTTCTATTTTTACAGTGACTTGCTGTCTTCAGATTAC from Cyclopterus lumpus isolate fCycLum1 chromosome 21, fCycLum1.pri, whole genome shotgun sequence encodes:
- the gpr1 gene encoding G-protein coupled receptor 1 is translated as MDDSGEDYGNYTYEYYLEYGDLEELKVDHRQRETMHIISVVIYIISFVLGLIGNGTVIWVTAFKSKKTVNSVWLLNLAMADFVFVLFLPFYIDYILQDFHWDFGLVMCKLNSFVSVMNMYASVLFLTMLSVDRYVSLVHLNWSQKYRTKERAWVVCGCIWGLAAALSCPALIFRDTMRLHDKVVCFNNFHTQDGHTAALRHIMIVVIRTTVGFLLPFTAICVTGILLTIKVNQSGGLVQLSSFSRTVSAVLLAFFLCWTPFHAFSLMELSIHSSLYLHNILKAGFPLATSLGFFNSCINPLLYLLLGKKVRHILKRACLDMTKSSLRELSQSISATEMESVPGVHQDSVPEEPMESSTL